The Brassica oleracea var. oleracea cultivar TO1000 unplaced genomic scaffold, BOL UnpScaffold00629, whole genome shotgun sequence nucleotide sequence ATGTGGGTAAAATTGAAATAACGTCAAATATGCGGGGCGTTTTCGAAAGTTGACCTTCTTTGTgtttggtgatgaagaagaagatcacaTATCATCAGAACACTGTTCTGCgtcttttgaataatttttcttCATAGAAACAGCATTGTACTGAGTTATAAAGAATGTCTCTTTGTTCTTCCTTCAACGTATTCACTTCCTAGTTCCTACTCAGCATAGAGGCAAGAGACGCTGAAAAAGTTGCAAGACGCTAATGTGTGGTTCTCAGTTAGATAGATGCTCTGGAAGAGTCTGCGGAGGATCTAGGCTTAGGTATCGACGTTCCTTGTGTTGGAGAAGCTGCTGAGTATGGGAAGATCGGTAGGCATAACGCCTCTGAGAGTATGTTGATTCTTGATTCAGAGACGGGATAGTGTAGTGAAGAGAAGGGGGTCAAGAGCTCGTCGAACACTTCTTCTTGCGAGGAAGTTTCATGCAAAATGAATTTTGACCTGTGTAGTATGTAACTGATGAGATTATAAAAATGATGTATCTGTAAATTTGAGACATTCGTAGATCCAAACAGCCATAGAAAACACGCATTGCAACTTATATATTGCCTGAGTTTTCAACAGatctttgaaaacatataaatccAGGTAGGGTTTTCCCCTGGATCGAGAGTATATTATACTACATGACAATATAACAATATAAGAACAACAAACAAATCGAATCATGAAGAAGACAAATGTATGTTCTGCTTTTGTGACCAATCAATCTTTCTTTAGTCCCTTCTTGTTATATAACCGATCATCAATCTTTGCCACTGTTTTTTTTATAGCAACAAGAAGTTCTTGCTCGCTTGCTGGTGGCAATAAGTGAAATATCTTTCGTTTTGTCATTGAGGAAGAACGGGAGGTGCGACCGCTCTAGTGTTGTAAGATCTACAATGTCCACATTTCTGTCCGATTATGTGGAAGTATACTTGTGTTGTGTCGTTACAGTCATTGCACAGTATCCAAACCTGTTAATGCCAATGAATCTTGTCAGTAATCTTTCAATTTCGAGTGacatagaaaaaaagaaacttatgtACCTTCTTGTCACAGTAATCTGAAGGCATAGGAATGGCTTCGACCTAAGAAAACCAATGAATAGAATTTGAGATTTAATGTACTTAAAAACAAAGATTCAACAATGGATTTTTATACTAACCTCTTCATCCATCCTCTGCCATGTTTTGGACATATCAATCACTGACCTCGAGCAAATCGGACAACAAAATCTACATCAAacagaaaacacacacacattcaAGATTTAAACAGAGAGACAAAtaaccaacaagaaaaaagagtGTATTTACTTGTCACGTTTGAGCATCTCATGGTAGCAATCACAGTGCATTGTGTGTCCGCATTTCATCACTCTAGTTTCTTTAAGGGAGTCAAATAGATACTGCATCAACAAAAGCATACTATATGATTTTCTGAAAATGTTCGGCCATAAAGAAGTTAAAAGCCTCAAGGTTCTTAAACACACACATACAGTAGTACCTCGTAACAAATGGGACAGTGATGTCGCATTGAATCCTCCACGCAGCGGTGGTTGTTGCGCAGACCAATCCCATAACAAGATCCTAATAGCAAGAAAATGGATCATTcaacacttgttttttttttttttttgtgtgtctgAAACTGAAGATGAATAAGATAGCATACCACACTTCTTGCAATGGAAAAAGTTCTCACGCCCACCAACTCTGCAACACGCAGAAATAAAATGCCATTCATCACACAACTCTCAAAATAAAGAGGAACATAAGAAAGGTTCTCACCTACAGATTCCACAGTCATCACAATGGAACTGTTCTTTTTCAGTCTTGAAACAGGACAAAAAGGAGCAATGATTAGAATCAAAAACCTAGAAAGGAAGAGGATTCAAATCAAAACTTGTTTACATTATCATCATAGAACTTGCAGATATTGCAAAAGTATTCTCCCATGTTGACACCACAGTTGGAGCATACTTGAGCTACCTGATAGAAACATTGAGTGATCATCTCATAAGAATAGAGTTATAGTGATGAGAATAGTTAGTTACCGGCTGCTCTGTATCGCAAACCGAACAAATCAcctgaaaaaagaaagaaaccgCCATAAGATGCAACAAATTAGAGAGAAAAACAAAGCAAACTTGCTGAGATCACATAGTTCAATTAAGAGAATCGGATCGTGTACATGTTTAACGTCTTGACGAACAAGCTCATGACGGTCGTAAATATTCCGCAAAGTGCTCTGTTTTAACAAAGGAAGGATTGTTAGGACATAACAGAAAAAGTAATTTCGGACAGTAAGTTGAGAATATTACAGTGGTCTCGTTATGAC carries:
- the LOC106319837 gene encoding RING finger and CHY zinc finger domain-containing protein 1-like isoform X3, whose product is MEDSPNDHRLHFGIMGFGCEHYRRRCQIRAPCCNEVFPCRHCHNETTSTLRNIYDRHELVRQDVKHVICSVCDTEQPVFDSNHCSFLSCFKTEKEQFHCDDCGICRVGGRENFFHCKKCGSCYGIGLRNNHRCVEDSMRHHCPICYEYLFDSLKETRVMKCGHTMHCDCYHEMLKRDKFCCPICSRSVIDMSKTWQRMDEEVEAIPMPSDYCDKKVWILCNDCNDTTQVYFHIIGQKCGHCRSYNTRAVAPPVLPQ
- the LOC106319837 gene encoding RING finger and CHY zinc finger domain-containing protein 1-like isoform X4 encodes the protein MEDSPNDHRLHFGIMGFGRRCQIRAPCCNEVFPCRHCHNETTSTLRNIYDRHELVRQDVKHVICSVCDTEQPVFDSNHCSFLSCFKTEKEQFHCDDCGICRVGGRENFFHCKKCGSCYGIGLRNNHRCVEDSMRHHCPICYEYLFDSLKETRVMKCGHTMHCDCYHEMLKRDKFCCPICSRSVIDMSKTWQRMDEEVEAIPMPSDYCDKKVWILCNDCNDTTQVYFHIIGQKCGHCRSYNTRAVAPPVLPQ
- the LOC106319837 gene encoding RING finger and CHY zinc finger domain-containing protein 1-like isoform X1, which encodes MEDSPNDHRLHFGIMGFGCEHYRRRCQIRAPCCNEVFPCRHCHNETTSTLRNIYDRHELVRQDVKHVICSVCDTEQPVAQVCSNCGVNMGEYFCNICKFYDDNTEKEQFHCDDCGICRVGGRENFFHCKKCGSCYGIGLRNNHRCVEDSMRHHCPICYEYLFDSLKETRVMKCGHTMHCDCYHEMLKRDKFCCPICSRSVIDMSKTWQRMDEEVEAIPMPSDYCDKKVWILCNDCNDTTQVYFHIIGQKCGHCRSYNTRAVAPPVLPQ
- the LOC106319837 gene encoding RING finger and CHY zinc finger domain-containing protein 1-like isoform X2, with product MEDSPNDHRLHFGIMGFGRRCQIRAPCCNEVFPCRHCHNETTSTLRNIYDRHELVRQDVKHVICSVCDTEQPVAQVCSNCGVNMGEYFCNICKFYDDNTEKEQFHCDDCGICRVGGRENFFHCKKCGSCYGIGLRNNHRCVEDSMRHHCPICYEYLFDSLKETRVMKCGHTMHCDCYHEMLKRDKFCCPICSRSVIDMSKTWQRMDEEVEAIPMPSDYCDKKVWILCNDCNDTTQVYFHIIGQKCGHCRSYNTRAVAPPVLPQ